In a single window of the Raphanus sativus cultivar WK10039 chromosome 9, ASM80110v3, whole genome shotgun sequence genome:
- the LOC108825852 gene encoding zinc finger protein AZF1-like — translation MALETLNSPTSATATARPFLRYREEMEPENLEQWAKRKRTKRQRFDQTHHNQETTPSEEEYLALCLLMLARGSAVQSPLPPSLPSSAHRGYKCTVCGKSFSSYQALGGHKTSHRKPVNNTDNVLSNQEPFNNNTHRNSNGGSVVISQSGKSHTCSICFKSFSSGQALGGHKRCHYDGGNNGNGNGSSSNSSVEVVGGSDVSDVDDERSSEEQSATIGGHRGFDLNLPADQVTVVIT, via the coding sequence atggctcTCGAGACTCTCAATTCTCCTACTTCAGCCACCGCCACCGCTCGGCCTTTTCTCCGGTATCGCGAAGAAATGGAGCCGGAGAATCTCGAGCAGTGGGCTAAAAGAAAACGCACCAAACGTCAACGTTTTGATCAGACTCATCACAATCAAGAAACCACTCCTTCCGAAGAAGAGTACCTCGCTCTTTGTCTACTCATGCTGGCTCGTGGCTCCGCCGTACAATCTCCTCTTCCACCGTCCTTGCCGTCATCCGCCCACCGTGGTTACAAGTGTACGGTCTGTGGAAAGTCGTTTTCCTCGTACCAAGCCTTGGGTGGACACAAGACCAGTCACAGGAAACCGGTGAATAACACTGACAACGTTCTTAGTAACCAAGAGCCGTTTAATAATAATACTCACCGAAACAGTAACGGCGGTTCCGTTGTTATTAGTCAGAGCGGGAAGAGTCACACTTGTTCTATATGTTTCAAGTCGTTTTCGTCTGGTCAAGCCTTAGGTGGACACAAAAGGTGTCACTACGACGGTGGTAATAACGGGAACGGTAACGGCAGTAGCAGCAACAGCAGCGTTGAAGTCGTCGGTGGTAGTGACGTAAGCGACGTGGATGATGAAAGATCATCGGAAGAACAAAGCGCTACTATAGGTGGCCACCGTGGATTTGACTTAAATTTACCGGCTGATCAAGTCACGGTGGTGATTACTTAA